CATATGAGGTCTgttttactttgtaaaataatcttaaactAAATTGGGAGTCATGTTaggataaaaaatgtaatctcATATTGCTTTTAGATACTACTTTGAATGTGtacaagaaaagaaaaaaactggcATCATAAATGGTTTGACATTGTACCATGGTTCCATGCATATGGATTTATAACAACCTTTGCTGTTATGGCAATGAATATCAAAATTGTGTTCTTAATTCGATTTGATGAACAGCAATACTTGGAGACCATTCAAAACTATAAGGTAAGAcaaaccttaaataaaaaactgcattttttttttataaaatgcagattatttacattttttgtgtttcagatcaacatgactACTATAGTCCCACCCCTAGCAGTCTTCCTAGCTAAGCACCCGCTAGTACTCAAGTATGATTTATCCTCTTTGGTTGAAGTTTGGTGTGGAGCAGCACCATTGGTCAAGGAAATACAACAAGCTGTCTCTGAAAGGTATAATATTTCTAACAGTCTATTTTAAgcacaattatattttcttagtttatttGATTTAGGATACACATATTACAATATACAATTCAAACACATACATTTTCTCTATTCTGCCAGATTTTATGTAAGCACAGCATTGTTTCTTCATTTACAGAACAGGTATAGATTTCATTAACAAGGTTATGGCCTCACAGAGGTAACCATGCTTGTCTTGTGGACTTGACGAGCGCGAGAAAGTTGGTTCTTGTGGAACACCTGCACCAGGCATGAGAGTCAAGGtaaattcatattaatgttTGGTAGTtattagaagttattttttgtaaagttccatctttttcatttaataagtgtttatgcaggtatattattgATTCCaaagaaatactctgcattatttaatacactttactcgcatttttaaatttgtctggactttaaaagagattGCGACCCCCttagtttgtttcgacatttcttctcagggtagtcagatagaaaatgtcgactccagcatTCTAAAAAAGACAGGTAAAGTGATGGAattcctatttgcagaataaatgatttcatttcatttattaatatgaattttatattcgCAGGTGATAGATATCGAAATGGGAAACAGTTAGGTCCAATCAGGAAGGCGAGCTCTGGATCAAGTCGCCCTACGTATGAAAGGCTACATGGGCGACCGGGCCGCCAGCGACGCACTCATTGACAGCGCGGGCTATGTCAGGACCGGAGACATCGGCTATTACGACAACGAGGGATACTTTTACATTGTCGACAGACTGAAAGagctaattaaatataaaggaTTCCAGGTAAAGATTA
This DNA window, taken from Trichoplusia ni isolate ovarian cell line Hi5 unplaced genomic scaffold, tn1 tig00003670, whole genome shotgun sequence, encodes the following:
- the LOC113508033 gene encoding LOW QUALITY PROTEIN: luciferin 4-monooxygenase-like (The sequence of the model RefSeq protein was modified relative to this genomic sequence to represent the inferred CDS: inserted 6 bases in 5 codons), with protein sequence MCTRKEKNWHHKWFDIVPWFHAYGFITTFAVMAMNIKIVFLIRFDEQQYLETIQNYKINMTTIVPPLAVFLAKHPLVLKYDLSSLVEVWCGAAPLVKEIQQAVSERTGIDFIXQGYGLTEVTMXCLVDLTSXEKVGSCGTPAPGMRVKVIDIEMGNXVRSNQEGELWIKSPXRMKGYMGDRAASDALIDSAGYVRTGDIGYYDNEGYFYIVDRLKELIKYKGFQVAPAELEALLLQHKDIADAGVVGLPNEEAGELPLAFIVTQPNSKVTEKEIVEFVASKVSPAKRLRGGVVFLKDIPKNASGKILRRELRKMLQKYKSKL